CCGACCATCGGTGCGTTTATCGTCATTGTATCCTCAGTATGTTCTGTCGTTACTGGCTCTTTAACTTGAATTTGCTCGTGCGTCACATGTTTTACAGGCAATGTTACGCTTTCTCTAATTTCTTTCTCTTTCTTCAGCACGACTTTCAGTTCTTTATCTTCATAATTAAATTCAGTAATGTCTGATGCATCGATCAGATCAATCAATGCTTTTATATGTTCAAGATTCATAAGTTGCTCCTTTTATACATAGTTTTAAGACTAGCTACTAATCAATTGTAAACTAGTGGTCTGACCAATTCAACAATAAAAATAAAAAAAGACATGTAAAAAACATGCCTTTAATAATGATTATCCACGCGATACGTAAGAACCATCAGTCGTATTGATAATTAATAAGTCTCCTTCATTAACAAATAAAGGAACGTTTAATGTGTATCCAGTTTCAACAGTTGCTGCTTTCGTTGCACCTTGGGCTGTATCACCTTTAATACCTGGTTCAGTCTCAGTAACTTGAAGTGTCACTGTATTCGGAAGTTCTACCCCTAACGTTTCACCTTCGTACATCTGAATATGAACTTCCATATTTTCTTTTAAGAACTTTAATTCGTACTCAATCGTGCTTTCTGGCAATTCAAGCTGTTCGTAAGATTCATTATCCATAAATACATGCTGATCACCTGAAGCATATAAATACTGCATGCGTTTGTTGTCAATCTGTGCTTTTCCAACTTTTTCACCAGCACGGAATGTCTTTTCCTGAATTGCACCTGTTCTTAAGTTTCTTAGTTTAGAACGTACAAATGCAGCACCTTTTCCTGGTTTAACGTGCTGGAATTCTATAACACGCCATATACCATTATCTACTTCGATTGTTAATCCTGTCTTAAAATCATTTACTGAAATCATGAATTTTCCTCCTCAATATACCTACTATAAAATAATAAGGTCTTTTGTGGATTGTGTAAAGCGCTTTAGTCCATTTTTAGTGACTAAAACATCATCTTCTATACGAACCCCGCCTAAACCTGGCACATAGATTCCAGGTTCAAGCGTTACACACATATTTTCTTCCAGTATATGTGTAGAACGTTGTGAAAGCATCGGATTTTCATGGACTTCAAGCCCGATGCCATGCCCAAGACTATGTCCAAATGCATCTCCATAACCATATCCTGCAATGACATCTCTCGCAATTTTATCCGCTTCGACACCCGTCATTCCTGGTTTGATTTCATCCAATGCTTTAAGCTGCGATTCCAAAACAATATTATAGATTTTAACCATCTCTTCTTGCGGTGTTCCAACTGCAATTGTTCGTGTAATATCCGAAACATACCCTTCGTATAATGCACCATAGTCAAATGTAATCATTTCGCCAGATTCAATCACCTTATTGCTCGCAACACCGTGGGGTAATGCACCTCTGACACCAGAAGCGATAATCGTATCAAAGGAAGAACTCGTAGCACCTAACGATCTCATCTTCATCTCTATCTCATTATTGAGATACATTTCTGTGACCCCAGGTTTTGTAATCTTTAAAATATAGTCAAAAGTAGCATCTGCTATATCCGCAGCTTTTTGAATCTGTTCAATTTCAAATGGTTCCTTCACCATTCTGATCTTTTCAATTTCACCAGTAATATCAATAAGCTCGGCGCCTGATGCAAGCTGCTTATAATCATGGTATGTTATAAGATTCCCTTCAAATCCTACAGATTTAAATCCAAGCTCTTTAATGATATCAGTCAGCATTGCAAGTAAAGATGTCTTTTGCTTTACGATTTCAAAAGATTCCGCCTGTTTCGCTGCTTGTTCCATATATCTGAAATCTGTAATAAGTAAACTTTTTTCTTTAGTAAAAATCAATCCCGCGCTACTTCCAGTAAATCCAGATAAATATCTTCTGTTATATGGGGACAGTATCACAACTGCATCCAGCTGCTTTTCTTCTAATAAATGTCTGACTTTTTCTATTTTCATTTTTTTCTCCTTTGTAGTAACATTTTAACTATATTTTCTGAATATATACATGTTAACATAGTATTTAGGAAAACGAATCATTTGAGGAGCAAAAAATGAAAAAATTCAAAATATTGTCATTAATAATGACTTCTACTATAACACTTACTGCATGTGGCAGCAGCACTGAAGCTGAACTCACAGATAAAACTACTGAATTAAAGAAAGAAGTAAAGCGCTTAAAGTCAAAAATTGAAGATGAAAAAACAGATCTGATTACAAAACAAAACACTTTAAAATCAACTGACAACGAATTAAAACAGCTGCAAGGCAATGCTCAGATGTCTAATCATGAGTTTACAACGCACTTTAATTCATATGCAGCTTCACTTGCTTTAGCGATAAAAAATTTCTCAGCGATTGAAAACAAGCTTTCAGAACAAAATGATTTACAGATAAAAGATTCATTAAGCACTATCAAAACTGATGTCAAGGACACAATTCATGAATATGATCAGGCATTTAAAAATAGCGAACCCCCTGCAGCATTTAAAGATGTTCATCGTCAGGTTAATGAAGCGAACCGTAAATTCGATAAGGCAATCAGTTTGATTCATAACGGTTACGATGAATCTGATACAAAAAAAATAACGCAAGGTAAAGCGATGCTTCACGATGCGATAGATGCATTTGACAAATTAACAGTTGAGTAGGTAAGCGCATGCGCTTACCTTCTTTTTAACCATTCTTCACTTCTATATTTTTCTATTAAGACAGAAACTTCCTGTTCAATCTCAGCAGTTACATTAAAAGGCTTCAGTTTAATGCCGAGACCTTTTTCAAATCCTTCATAAAAAGCTTTTTCCATCATCGGTATTGTAATCTGTTCGTCGGTAAGATCCTCGATACTGATAGCTTTAGAATAAAAACTTCGCTTCATACGTTCTTTCAGTCTTTCACTACTAAAGATAAATAAATCAAACAGCTCATCTACATCAATTGACTGTAATATTGAGCCATGCTGCAGTATTACTCCTTTTTGACGCGTCTGTGCACTGCCAGCTATCTTCTTCCCTTCAACGACCAGTTCATACCAGCTGGATGCATCGAAGCATACAGAGCTTCTCGGGTCCTTCAGACGTGCTCTGTCTTCTTTCGTCCTCGGCACAGAAAATTCTGCCTGGAATCCTAAATTTCTAAATCCTTCAAGTAATCCTGTTGAAATTACTTTATAAGCAGCAGTTACAGAATCAGGCATCTTATCATGAGATTCAGGTACAATGACACTGTACGTCAGCTCCTTATCGTGCAGCACACCGCGTCCACCTGTAGCACGTCTTACAAGCCCATATCCACCAGCCGATACTTTATCAAGATCAATTTCTTTTTCTAGTTTCTGAAAATAACCGATTGATAAAGTTTTAGGATTCCATCCATAAAATCTGATGACGGGTGGCAGCGTTCCTTGCGATACTAGATTAAGCAATGCTTCATCCATCGCCATGTTATAATATGGATCATTTTTATGTGTATTGATAAATAACCATTCTTCCTGCATAAGCAACCCTCTTTACTGTATGTCTATTGTTTAAAAAAATACTTTGAAAATAAAGTATATTATATCTATAATAAATCTATGAAATAAAAAGGAGGAATACCTGTATGAGTTTTTGGTATGTGTTAGGTATTGTTCTTCTCTTACTATTCATCTATATACTTATTAATTACTTTATTAATCGTAAAGCTGTTACTGAGTTAAGTCAAGATGAGTTTCAACAAGGTTTAAGAAGAGCACAAGTGATCGATCTACGTGAGAAAGCAGACTATGATTACGGACATATTATCGGGGCTAGAAATATTCCGATGTCAATATTCAGAACACGTATGCTTGGTTTACGTAAAGATCAGCCCATCTATTTCGTTGACGCGAACGGCATTTCAAGTTACCGTGCCGCACGTATGATGAAAAAGCATGGTTATAGCGACATTTATATGCTTAAAAATGGCTATAAAGGCTGGTCTGGTAAAATTAAATCGAAATAGATCTAAAAGCTGGCACAAAAGTGATTCGCAGTTGAGACATTTAATAGAGAGAGGCCGGGACATATGTCCCGGCCTCTTTTTTTCCATTATTTCTCAATTGAACCTTCATACTTTAATACTGGCTTACGTGCTGCCAATGTTTCATCTAATCGCCCGATCACTGTGTGATGTGGAGCTTCTAATACGATATCCGGATTCTCTTCAGCTTCTTTAGCAATTTGAATCATCGTATCACAGAATGAATCTAATGTTTCTTTAGACTCTGTTTCTGTAGGTTCGATCATCATACATTCCTCAACGTTTAACGGGAAGTAGATTGTTGGTGGATGGAAGTTAAAGTCTAACAGGCGTTTTGCCATATCTAATGTTCTTACACCAAGTTTCTTCTGTTTAGATCCACTAATTACAAACTCATGCTTACAATGACGGTCATATGGTAATACGAAGTAGTCCTGTAATCTTCTCATCATATAGTTCGCATTTAATACTGCAACTTCTGAAGCTTCTTTTAAACCATCTGGACCCATTGTACGAATATACGTATAAGCACGTAAATAAATACCGAAGTTACCGTAGAATGGTTTGACACGACCAATTGATTGCGGACGATCGTTATCAAATTTATAGCCATCTTCTGTTTTGATGATATGTGGTTTCGGTAAGAATGGTACTAGATCTGCTTTTACACCGACTGGTCCTGAACCTGGTCCACCACCACCGTGTGGTCCAGTGAACGTTTTGTGTAAGTTTAAGTGAACTGCGTCAAATCCCATGTCTCCAGGGCGTACTTTACTCATGATTGCATTTAAGTTTGCGCCATCATAATATAATTTCCCACCGGCAGCATGTACAATTTCACGAATTTCAAGAATATCTTCTTCAAATAAACCTAATGTGTTCGGGTTTGTTAACATGATTGCAGCAGTATCATCACCTACAACACGCTTCAAGTCTTCAATATCAACTAGACCAAATTCATTCGATTTAACCGTTACAGTTTCAAATCCAGCAACTGTTGCTGAAGCTGGGTTCGTACCATGTGCTGAGTCAGGTACGATTACTTTTGTACGATTATGATCTCCATTTGCCTCATGGTATGCACGAATCATCATCAATGCAGTCCACTCACCGTGAGCACCTGCTGCTGGCTGAAGCGTTACTTCGTCCATTCCTGTAATTTCTTTTAAATGTTCCTGTAAATCGTAGATTACTTCTAAAGAACCTTGAATCGTTTTTTCATCTTGAAGTGGGTGAGCGTTCGCAAATCCTGACATACGCGCCACTTTTTCGTTAATCTTCGGGTTGTATTTCATCGTACAAGAACCTAATGGATAGAATCCTGAGTCTACACCATGGTTTTTATTTGAAAGTTCTGTATAATGACGCATTAAATCTAGTTCTGCTACTTCTGGTAACATCGGGCGTTCTTTACGAATAAACTTACTATCTAATAAATCTTCAACTTTTTTATTCTCTACTTCTAATTCTGGCAATGAATAGCTGAATCGATTTTCTTTTGAACGTTCAAAAATTAACGGAGAGCTTCCCTTAAGCATTGAACACACCTACTTTCGCGATAAATGTATCAATTTCTTCTTTCGTACGTAGTTCAGTTACTGCAATTAACATATGATTATTATACTTCTCTTCAACTTGACCCAGGTCATATCCACCAATGAAACCTTCTTCAAGAAGTTTTTCATTGATCTCTTTTACCGGATGATTAAATTTCACGACGAATTCATTGAATGTTGTACCTTCAAGAATTTCAAAACCTTCTTCGATCATGCGTGATTTCATATAATTTGCTTTTTGTAGGTTCTGGTTCGCCATTTCATATACACCGTTCTTACCTAACGCACTCATTGCAACAGATGCTGCTAAAGCATTTAACGCTTGGTTAGAACAGATGTTAGAAGTTGCTTTATCACGACGAATATGCTGTTCACGTGCTTGTAATGTTAATACAAATCCACGGTTACCTTCATCATCCTGTGTCTGACCAACGAGACGACCCGGCATTTTACGCATCAATTTCTTCGTTGCAGCAAAATAACCACAATGTGGTCCACCAAGTTGTGCTGGAATACCAAATACTTGTGCATCTCCAACAACTAAGTCAGCACCGAACTCTCCAGGTGGTGTTAATAGACCTAGACTCATCGGATTACTAGAAACTACGAATAAAGCTTTAGTACCTTCAGTGAATGATTTAATCGTCTCTAGATCTTCTACGCTTCCGAAGAAGTTTGGATATTGAACCATCACACATGCTGTATCTTCATCAATAGCCGCTTTTAAAGCATCGAGATCAGTAACAGTATCTTTAACATCGATTTCAACGACTTCTAGATGCTGACCTTTTGCATATGTTTGTAATACTGCGCGTGATTGATCATTCACTGCTTTAGAAACAATGATCTTCTTGTTTCGAGTGTGGCCACAAGCAAGCATTGCAGCTTCGGCGAATGATGTCCCACCATCATACATAGATGAGTTCGCACAATCCATACCAGTAAGTTCAGCAATCATCGTCTGGAACTCAAAGATTGCCTGTAATTCACCTTGAGAAATTTCAGGCTGATACGGAGTATATGCAGTATAGAATTCACTACGTGAAATAACGTGATCTACTACCGTCGGAATGTAATGATCATATACACCTGCACCTAAAAATGACACATGCGTATCACTCGTTACGTTCTTGTTTGCAAGTGCTTGTAATTCTCTTAATAATGGTGTTTCAGATTTACGTGGTTTAATATTTAAATCGCCTTGGAAACGTACTTTCTCAGGAATATCCTGGAATAACTCATCGATTGAGTTAATGCCGATTGTTTCCATCATATCTTTTTTATCAGTTTCAGTTAATGGTATATAACGATGACTCATTTTCTTCGCCCCTTAATTTTTATGGAATGGAGTTTTAACAACTTTTGCTGGAATACGTTTTTTACGAACTTGTACATACACTTCTGTATCCAGTGCAGTAAATTCTGTATCAATTAATGCTAACGCAATTGAACGGCCAGTTGATGGTGATTGTGTACCGCTAGTAACATAACCAATTTTTTTATCTTCTTTATCAAATACTTCATAATCCGTACGAGCAATACCACGTTCTAATAGCTCAATACCAGCAGATTTACGTTTAACACCTTCAGCTTTTTGAGCTTCTAATACCGATTTACCAATGAAGTCACCTTTATCAAGTTTTACGCTGAAGCCCATCTTTGCTTCATAAGGTGTAATTTCAGTTGATAAATCTTGTCCGTGTAATGGTAATGCTGCTTCTAATCGTAATGTATCACGAGCACCTAAACCACATGGTGTAATACCCAGGTTAAGTAATGCTTCCCAGATTGCAACCGTATCCTCTGCTTTACAGTAAATCTCAAATCCATGTTCACCTGTATAACCAGACTGGCTTAAAATAACAGTTTTACCGAAGATTTCAACATCTTTTAAAAATTCAAATAATTTTAATTCTGAAATATCTTCTTTAACTTCTGATTGAAGTTTATCAACTGTTTTCGGTCCTTGAACTGCAATTTGTCCATATTGTGATGAAACATTTGTGATTGTTACACCATCTTTTTCATGTGACTTTAACCATTCGAAGTCAATATCAGTATTTCCGGCATTTACTACGAGTAAGTATTTATTCTCTTCTAATTTATATACAACAAGGTCGTCAATAACGCCGCCATCTTCATTACAGATCATTGTATACTGAGCTTTTTTATCCGTCATTTTAGACGCATCATTTGTAAGAACATACTGAAGGTATTCAAGTGCCTGCTCACCTTCAACAATAATTTCACCCATATGGCTGACATCAAACATTCCTACATCTTCTCTTACTGCGATATGTTCTTCTTTAATGCTAGAAAATTGAACAGGTAAAGCCCAACCAGAAAAATCAATTACTTTTGCACCATCTTCAAGATACTTTTCATAAAGTGGTGTTTTCTTTAATTCTGACATGATATTCCTCCTAATTGTTAAATATAAAAACAGCATAGCATAATGCTATCCTGCTTCATTACAGGGTTCGTCCAGAAATTATCCTTTTGCCTGAGAGTTTAATATAGCGATGCCCCTTCGGCGATGATTCCTCATTCTCTCTAATTTCCTTCTTCCGCAATAATAAAATTGTGAATTTCCTGCACACAGTTTGACAGTTCATCATCATTGTTAACGCTAATGTATGCGATTTCATTATAACGTGAACGTCTTCTAAAGTACAAGTCTTTAATTGCATCAAATGATCTATTCATCGCATTCGGACGATTAATATCATTTACAATTCTATTATACACAGTGTTAATGTTCGTATCTACCCATATATTTATTTTATTTTGTTTCAAAAGTTCAATATTGTTCGGATTTTCCACTACTCCACCACCAGTAGCTAAAACAATATTCATGTTTATGAATTTTTTTAAAGTATTATACTCCAAAGTTCTAAAGTATGGTTCTCCGTATTGTTCAAATATATCCTTAATCTTCATATTCATTTCAAGCTCAATTTGTTCATCGATATCGATGAACTTTAAATCAAGTCTTCGTGCTAATAAATTTCCTATCGTTGTTTTCCCGACACCCATAAATCCTACCAGTACATAAGCCAACTAAACACCTCTTTTTTCTACAGACTTTAAAATCTCTTCATAATAATACTGTTCAAGATGATCCATCGTCTTTAATTTTAACATGAATCTACTGCTATAATAACTTAAAAAAAAGACAGTTAAAAAAAGTAGAATCAGTAAATACGGTGTAATAAAACCACTATAGCACTTGATATTTTTTTGGGATTGATTCGTTTTTTGATTGCAGAGATATGTATAGATGTTCATCTTCTATAAAAAAGACTCCTTTCTTTATTCCTTCCAGCATGATGATGTAGCCCACACCATCTACTTTTCGAACGATACGATTATGCTGGTATTCATATGTAACTAAATCCGCCTGAAGTGCTATCTGAAGTCTGCCGTTCATAACCGTAACATCCTGCGCATTTTTAAGTTCAGTAGAAATCTCCCTTAAAAATAAAGCCGTGTTTATATCGTGATGATCAGTAGAACGCCCGTTAAATTGATAAATCTGCATTAAAATCATCGGAATGATCGAAATGATGATTAATATTACTGCCATATTAATAAGCATTTCAAGCAGTGTAAACGCCTTATTTGAACGTATGACATAATTCAGATGCTTTAATGCAGATTTTGTTTGCTTCACGTGTATATTCTCCCTCTCTAATAACAATATGCGTATACAGTAAACGAATCTTTTCCAGCGTCACTTGTTTCCTATGATAAGTAATGGACATTTCTTGATACATAGGAATCAGCAGCATGACAATCAGAATAATGATAGAAAAGGCAAACATGCTATCTATCAATAAAAATCCACTATAGCGCTTCAATTCTCATTCTCCCCCAGTGAATCTGAAAGATTAGACGATATTTTTTATTGCCTATATAATAGATTACCGACCCGCCTTTATTAATCCCCCTACCATCGAAATAATACTGGATATTATAAGAACTATTGTGCCGGTCAATATAGCCGTCATCTATTCTATAGGAAGCATTGATGCCAATCGTTGACGATTTTATATAGATTGTGTCACTTCCCGGAGGAAATGACACATAGATTATCGCCTTAGATACGATAGCTTTTGTCTGATAGTAATTTAGCAGTGAAATAATTTCATCATTAATCTCTTCATGCTTTATATCTTCAATTTCAAAGCTGTTTTTCGGAACAATGACAATGATAATAGAGATTATCATCAGCACAATGAGCATTTCTATATATGAAAATGCTTTAAGCACCAATTGATGCCACTCCATCATTAATTATGATGTCCGTTCCGTCCTTACATTTCACCTGATTTTCTTGTAAATAATCAGGAACAAGTTCATTAACTGTTGAAGGTGTATTCCCTTTTTCAAGTCGGTATGCTTCAATCTGACCTTGCACCATCCTTACTTGAGCTTCACACCCTTTAGCCTGTACAGTCTTAGACTGTTTAGCGATATTCGGAATGATCACGATGATTAATATTGAAATAACGAGTAATACTAATAACATTTCAATTAACGTTATCAATTTCATCATTTTCTTCTGTTTTCCGACTCTTTATATATCAATGATTTTATGTGAATTTATTTTCTTCAATTTTCATTAATTTAATTTTATTTGTGGTCGCGATGTGGTCATAGCATAAATCTTAATTATGGAGTGTGGTCAGAAACAAAATAGTTAAAACGTAATCACTCTTATATATGTGGTCATTAAATTTTTACTTGTTTTTATACGAACATACGTTCTATAATTTAGTTAAAGGAGATGATGAACATGAGAGTATACGAATTAATCGATCATGAACTATACGAAAAAATGAAAGATGATTATGTTTTAAAAGAATTGCAGATGAATCTAGGTGACGAGTTTAAGTATATAATTTTTCTGATAGATAAAGAAGTGCAGGAGAAAAGTGCTTTAGCCTTCTTACAAGAAATGAATGATATTGATCTTTTTGATGAAATGGATGATAAGGATAAAGTTTATTTCTGCGTGGTGAGTAACTTTGAAAGTCCACAATTTAAACGTTAATCACCCTAAAGTACCTGACCATTTAATAGAAGAAACTGATTACAGGAATATTCCCGCTCAATATCTTGAGCGTAACATTCCAAAAGGTCGCGGAATGATTAAGTGGGCACCCTTTGCAACTATGCCACAGCAATATGCAGATATAAAACGTCAA
Above is a window of Macrococcoides canis DNA encoding:
- the efp gene encoding elongation factor P; its protein translation is MISVNDFKTGLTIEVDNGIWRVIEFQHVKPGKGAAFVRSKLRNLRTGAIQEKTFRAGEKVGKAQIDNKRMQYLYASGDQHVFMDNESYEQLELPESTIEYELKFLKENMEVHIQMYEGETLGVELPNTVTLQVTETEPGIKGDTAQGATKAATVETGYTLNVPLFVNEGDLLIINTTDGSYVSRG
- a CDS encoding lipoate--protein ligase family protein, encoding MQEEWLFINTHKNDPYYNMAMDEALLNLVSQGTLPPVIRFYGWNPKTLSIGYFQKLEKEIDLDKVSAGGYGLVRRATGGRGVLHDKELTYSVIVPESHDKMPDSVTAAYKVISTGLLEGFRNLGFQAEFSVPRTKEDRARLKDPRSSVCFDASSWYELVVEGKKIAGSAQTRQKGVILQHGSILQSIDVDELFDLFIFSSERLKERMKRSFYSKAISIEDLTDEQITIPMMEKAFYEGFEKGLGIKLKPFNVTAEIEQEVSVLIEKYRSEEWLKRR
- a CDS encoding shikimate kinase, coding for MAYVLVGFMGVGKTTIGNLLARRLDLKFIDIDEQIELEMNMKIKDIFEQYGEPYFRTLEYNTLKKFINMNIVLATGGGVVENPNNIELLKQNKINIWVDTNINTVYNRIVNDINRPNAMNRSFDAIKDLYFRRRSRYNEIAYISVNNDDELSNCVQEIHNFIIAEEGN
- the comGD gene encoding competence type IV pilus minor pilin ComGD, encoding MLKAFSYIEMLIVLMIISIIIVIVPKNSFEIEDIKHEEINDEIISLLNYYQTKAIVSKAIIYVSFPPGSDTIYIKSSTIGINASYRIDDGYIDRHNSSYNIQYYFDGRGINKGGSVIYYIGNKKYRLIFQIHWGRMRIEAL
- the gcvPB gene encoding aminomethyl-transferring glycine dehydrogenase subunit GcvPB; its protein translation is MLKGSSPLIFERSKENRFSYSLPELEVENKKVEDLLDSKFIRKERPMLPEVAELDLMRHYTELSNKNHGVDSGFYPLGSCTMKYNPKINEKVARMSGFANAHPLQDEKTIQGSLEVIYDLQEHLKEITGMDEVTLQPAAGAHGEWTALMMIRAYHEANGDHNRTKVIVPDSAHGTNPASATVAGFETVTVKSNEFGLVDIEDLKRVVGDDTAAIMLTNPNTLGLFEEDILEIREIVHAAGGKLYYDGANLNAIMSKVRPGDMGFDAVHLNLHKTFTGPHGGGGPGSGPVGVKADLVPFLPKPHIIKTEDGYKFDNDRPQSIGRVKPFYGNFGIYLRAYTYIRTMGPDGLKEASEVAVLNANYMMRRLQDYFVLPYDRHCKHEFVISGSKQKKLGVRTLDMAKRLLDFNFHPPTIYFPLNVEECMMIEPTETESKETLDSFCDTMIQIAKEAEENPDIVLEAPHHTVIGRLDETLAARKPVLKYEGSIEK
- the gcvPA gene encoding aminomethyl-transferring glycine dehydrogenase subunit GcvPA; this encodes MSHRYIPLTETDKKDMMETIGINSIDELFQDIPEKVRFQGDLNIKPRKSETPLLRELQALANKNVTSDTHVSFLGAGVYDHYIPTVVDHVISRSEFYTAYTPYQPEISQGELQAIFEFQTMIAELTGMDCANSSMYDGGTSFAEAAMLACGHTRNKKIIVSKAVNDQSRAVLQTYAKGQHLEVVEIDVKDTVTDLDALKAAIDEDTACVMVQYPNFFGSVEDLETIKSFTEGTKALFVVSSNPMSLGLLTPPGEFGADLVVGDAQVFGIPAQLGGPHCGYFAATKKLMRKMPGRLVGQTQDDEGNRGFVLTLQAREQHIRRDKATSNICSNQALNALAASVAMSALGKNGVYEMANQNLQKANYMKSRMIEEGFEILEGTTFNEFVVKFNHPVKEINEKLLEEGFIGGYDLGQVEEKYNNHMLIAVTELRTKEEIDTFIAKVGVFNA
- a CDS encoding M24 family metallopeptidase: MKIEKVRHLLEEKQLDAVVILSPYNRRYLSGFTGSSAGLIFTKEKSLLITDFRYMEQAAKQAESFEIVKQKTSLLAMLTDIIKELGFKSVGFEGNLITYHDYKQLASGAELIDITGEIEKIRMVKEPFEIEQIQKAADIADATFDYILKITKPGVTEMYLNNEIEMKMRSLGATSSSFDTIIASGVRGALPHGVASNKVIESGEMITFDYGALYEGYVSDITRTIAVGTPQEEMVKIYNIVLESQLKALDEIKPGMTGVEADKIARDVIAGYGYGDAFGHSLGHGIGLEVHENPMLSQRSTHILEENMCVTLEPGIYVPGLGGVRIEDDVLVTKNGLKRFTQSTKDLIIL
- the comGC gene encoding competence type IV pilus major pilin ComGC — protein: MMKLITLIEMLLVLLVISILIIVIIPNIAKQSKTVQAKGCEAQVRMVQGQIEAYRLEKGNTPSTVNELVPDYLQENQVKCKDGTDIIINDGVASIGA
- a CDS encoding competence type IV pilus minor pilin ComGF, coding for MKQTKSALKHLNYVIRSNKAFTLLEMLINMAVILIIISIIPMILMQIYQFNGRSTDHHDINTALFLREISTELKNAQDVTVMNGRLQIALQADLVTYEYQHNRIVRKVDGVGYIIMLEGIKKGVFFIEDEHLYISLQSKNESIPKKYQVL
- the accB gene encoding acetyl-CoA carboxylase biotin carboxyl carrier protein is translated as MNLEHIKALIDLIDASDITEFNYEDKELKVVLKKEKEIRESVTLPVKHVTHEQIQVKEPVTTEHTEDTMTINAPMVGTFYKSPSPEADPYVKVGDKVKNDSIVCILEAMKLFNEIQAEVSGEIIEILVEDGQLVEYGQPLFKVK
- a CDS encoding rhodanese-like domain-containing protein; amino-acid sequence: MSFWYVLGIVLLLLFIYILINYFINRKAVTELSQDEFQQGLRRAQVIDLREKADYDYGHIIGARNIPMSIFRTRMLGLRKDQPIYFVDANGISSYRAARMMKKHGYSDIYMLKNGYKGWSGKIKSK
- the gcvT gene encoding glycine cleavage system aminomethyltransferase GcvT; its protein translation is MMSELKKTPLYEKYLEDGAKVIDFSGWALPVQFSSIKEEHIAVREDVGMFDVSHMGEIIVEGEQALEYLQYVLTNDASKMTDKKAQYTMICNEDGGVIDDLVVYKLEENKYLLVVNAGNTDIDFEWLKSHEKDGVTITNVSSQYGQIAVQGPKTVDKLQSEVKEDISELKLFEFLKDVEIFGKTVILSQSGYTGEHGFEIYCKAEDTVAIWEALLNLGITPCGLGARDTLRLEAALPLHGQDLSTEITPYEAKMGFSVKLDKGDFIGKSVLEAQKAEGVKRKSAGIELLERGIARTDYEVFDKEDKKIGYVTSGTQSPSTGRSIALALIDTEFTALDTEVYVQVRKKRIPAKVVKTPFHKN